From Rhododendron vialii isolate Sample 1 chromosome 7a, ASM3025357v1:
AATTCCTATAAACAACTCTTTTCAAGAAATATAATCCATCCAGCAGTacgaacacaactttaaaacattAACTCTGGACACAGATCCAAGCCGCCGGATGCACATGGACCTACGTACATCAAGCGGTTTACGTTTTTAAATTGTATTCCTACACTTATTGTATtgtaatcaaaattcaaacatgagaGCACAGCCACCAGCATAATCATTTCACATTACCATTTCCACATACCATCAAAGTTCACATCAATACAATACAAAAACTCACCATGGCCTTAGTCTTGGAATAAAACGACCCAATGAAATTCGGCGTATCCTCCTCCTTGAACCCGACCCCGGACCCGAGCGGATGCTCCGCGTCGTACTCGAAAATGCACCCGGTGGCATAATTAATCAAAATCAGACCCCTCTCCCTGCATACATCGGCCAGGGTGAGGGTTCCGACGACGTTGGCCCGTATGGTCTCGACCTTGTGCGACTCGCACCAGTCGACGTTGGGGCGGCCAGTGACGCCGGCGGCGTTGATGACGTGGGAGGGGTCGCAGGCGGCCAGGTCGGCCTCAAGGGATCTCCGGTCCTCGAGGCGGCCGGAGCCGTAGGCGAAGGGGATGGATTGGGATTGGCAGAGCTTGCCGAGGAGGCCGCCGATCCAGCCGGTCTTGCCGTAGATGAGGAAGTTGAGGGGCTTGGGTGGCGACTGGGAGGGGACGTTGACCGGGAAGCCCATAGtggaggggggagagagagagaggattggatCTGTGTGAGGGTGGTGGGAGTGAGTGAGTGCGATGCTGGCACTAGTACTActactggtggtggtggtatttGGTCCGTTGGCGATATGTGAGGCGTTGGTGTTGGGGGTTGTTTTCGACAGGGATGGGGTGGTAATAACCAATTATTGTTGATctgtttatttttgtgttttttcaattttttttttgtttttttcaattcGACGACCAAATCAGTTCATTAATATCCATCATACAGCATCTACAAATAATTTAATTACAGAGCAAGCCATACAACAGCAATTGATAACCAACTAAAAcagaacaacaaaaaacaatcgctggtccaaacaaaaaacaatcgTTTGTCCAAATCTGAGACTATTCCGTCAAACTCCAAGGTGGAATTGAATACTCCAATCTAATAGGAAGCCATTACATAAGCAGGACTTGCTTCACATCGGAAAATACATGGATCGGCAAACGTGGAGCGCGTATCCAGACACCAGACGTCTCGGGATGTGTTTCATTACTcctacttattttttatgaattgtgAGAGACTATCTGTCTCATAAAACgagaaataaatattaaaaaaaataagaattttaacaAAACGGGACGTTATTATTTTGGACGGACGATAATTTCCCATGTCAACTTCAGTGCTTTCCGTGATgttaaatactaaaaaaaaaatctccacgTGATATGAAATGAAACTTTATCAGCACTCCTTCGCATTTGTTGAGGTATCAacatatgtatatgttttttttcGACAGATTTATCGGAATTTGATTTGAAGGTATTAGTTTTTCATAAGTTGCGTGTCACGGCAATATTTTACTAGGGTTTGACTTAAGGGAGGGGTTGCGGCTCCTCCCCCTCTCCCACCTCTTCGGCCTCCTCTCTCCCAATTTTcgagaataattttgttcactctcttTGAACATTACTTTTCTTATAATTGGTAAAAATTGTGTAGGATTCACGGAATAAATATACTTTTTAGCAGTAAAGAGTTAGTTTGTAGTAGGGATCCATACAATTTCCACCAATTACAGAAAGAATAATAAATGTTCACCCTTCTTTACAAATTTGTTTGAGTTAAATTCAGCGGCCGCCGTTCATTCCGGAGACGAGGTTTTGTCCGATGACAAAGTTTGTCCGCGGAATTTGGACTGGTTTTTTAAGGCAAATCGACAGAATCACTGACATCGGCACCAATGATACCGACTGAATGATAGGGTATTTTATTTTCCATTCTTTATGCAGCTCACTTTGTGGAGTTTTACTCTTTTATGGAGCTTTTCCAACTCTCTAGTCTTTTGTGTCTAATGGATTTAATTTGTGTTCATTTTATTGATTTGGGCTGCCCATTTGTTACCTCCTCTTTCTTGATTGGCACTATTTTTTGAATTGTACTTGGGGATCAGCTTGCAGTGTTTGCTATTTGAATTTGTGATTTTTAGCTTGAAATGTTGACGTCTATGTGTGGATGGTTTGTAGTTCTTTGCATATTATTGTGATGAAATCGCTTTGTAAGTGTCATTTGGCTTCATGAATGAAATTttcaatgttcaaaaaaaataacaaaattacaggtcagcttacacgcacctcgactaatcctggaTCCTAAGGTCCAATCACACTATCCTCTTGTCGGGCGCCAATTAAAGCCAAAGCAAATGACATATAACACCCGAGATGTTTCAAACCCGAGATCTTAAGAGGGAGCAAAATCCTTAAGTTTCAAGCCATAACGACGACATGGTTGGTTATTTGTAATTTTAGATGTGTTATTATTAATGTCAAAAATCGAGTTGATCGAACATAAATAAACACTTCCTCAAAGCGAACTGgtcaaaataaaagaaaaaaagtcagATTTTGAATATCCAATAAACAACCTGTCTTGAACGACCGCTTTCTTGGAAGGAATATTGATAGGcacttttaattatttctactgcaaaaaatgtattttgctCCCATGGATATCAGCATTagatttatttgattgtttACAGATAATAAGATTCTAATGTTACAAAATGGATGGCTCTTATTGTTAAATGATGAGATTATGAGGATCCTTAGCTCTTCAGAACATCACCACACAGTACTTCAACATTCTTGACAATAACCAATGAAACCGAGTTCAAAATCGCATCCAACAAGCGATCCACATAAAGAAATCGCCTCGCTACTTACTTGCCCCTTCTTCTCCCCTCACATTTTACAAATTTATGAAATTTAACCCATGAACCTAATGAACATTAAGTTCTTTAATCTGCCTGCAATTTCCTTGTTATTTAGTCATGGAGATCAATTACAGTGTTACTCAAGAAACAAATAGAAGCATTCCAAGTTTTCAGTGGTACAAGAAACGTGTTAGTAGTTTTGGCTCTAGTGAAGATAGAAATCTAAGTATTTCACAAGTATGCAATCCTATCACCATATGTATTACACCATGTACCCGTTCTGGGGACTCATCTAACAACTAAATATTCCACCGGCGTGACCATCCTTGGCTAGATTTTTGCTATATAGGCGCATAGTCGCATACTGTGTAGTCTTCAATTAATCGTTGTTCTTCAGTCGAAACGAATGAGATTCATTGTCTTGCTTTGCGCTTGGACTTTAGAGTTGTCACTGACTGCGAGTTGCTATGCCAGTTTCGCTTCCTTTGGTTGATGAACCAGTTGTTGATTTGCTTTAGCTGCAATCCTGTCTCCTCCACAAGTTTTGCTTTGTCATCTTCCTGCAATTGTCACACAATAACATGCTTACTCCTGAACGCCGGCCCATAGAATTGTCGTAGAAAGTGGTGATTTGGCATAGTTTCAGGAGGATTTGTTTCAATAACATCACAACGATTATGAAACGTTGCAACGATTAAGATATATTGCAACCCTTTTCCTTACATATTTTCCCCCTTTCATGTTTTGATTGTGTCGTTAAACACTACGATGAAACTACGATACATGCTTTGAGAAAGCTTAGTTGGAATTTTTGACTTCTACCATCACTTTCGAAAGCTCTGAAATTTGAAGCTAAGATTCAGGACTTTCCAATTTTTGAGATCTCCTGTCTCTAAGGCCCCCCAAATGCAGCTATAACTAGTTGAATTCGGAAACTTCAACGTAAACAAAAGTAACAAACCGAAAACTTGCTAGTTTGTCTGATAATTGATCAGGGTTAGTTGCTTACGGTTGGGTAAGGCCATTTAGAATGTTGCTGCCACCAATTTTTCAGCACTGAAGTCGTGTCGCCTGGTAATTTTCCCGCCCTTCTTTTCCTTAATATTTCCTCCCTCACATCTTCAATCTTTGACCTAAATCCCTGCGAAATAATGAGGAAGCATACGGAGATCTTTACTAATATTACAACAAATAAGGATCTTTAGGCATCACCGTTTCTTAGTATTTGCTAATTAAGGCTTGAACTACTAACCCAACCATTTCACGAGAATTCCTAAAGCAGATTTAGGACAGCTGCAGAATATTTACCTGTTTGAGCTCAACCTTCAGTTCTTGCCTAACTCGGTCCATTAGAGACCTTTCGGATTCTGTTGGCAGCAGCGGACCAAACCCCATCATGTCGAACCCTTCAGCACCCGATTGATCAAGCGAGAAATCCATTTGTAGCTCATCTTCGTCGTCTGACATAGTTCCACCAGTTCCCTCGCCCAGAGTAACTCCTGGAAAGTTCAAGGTTCAGGAAAAATAAGCATCATCGAGCCATCATTTTAGTCTCAAACGTAAGCATGGAATGACTTCGGATTCTGCTTTGTGTTCTCATTTTCATTCTGTTTTCGGGTTTATCTTCAAATAACTAACCAGTATTCACTCCGGCCTCCGTTATGTTATTCTCATTCTCCATAAATGTAAAGCTCGTCAACATCTATGTACATAGCAACAATTATGAAATATGATGCTGTGATTGAAAAATGCAAATTGGGTATATGCTTAAAATCAGCGGTAAATATGAGTTCTTGTCCCTGGCTTTGAGTGTAGACAATCGGGAAATTTTCATGGTACTCTTTTTTCACTCGATAAATTTCTAGTCTACTCCCAAGGGAATGAAAATATGAGTTCTTGTCCCTGGCTTTGAGTGTAGACAATCGGGAAATTTTCATGGTACTCTTTTTTCACTCGATAAATTTCTAGTCTAGTCCCAAGGGAATGAAAAAGAGTACTGTTAAGCGGCATATGGGTGGGGCAAACCCAAAGGGCATTAACTATCACACCACTCGCGTTTCTAGCAAGAATCGAACTCTCACCTTCCATGTGGAAGAGGTGAGAAAGTGTCATTGGGCTACAAGCCCGTTGGCAATTTTCACGGTATTCACCTTTGTGATTTTTGTGCAATTGGGTATCCTTTCTATCACTGGGAAGAAAGACGTGCAAAAAGAAATTAGGGAGAAattaaaacaaccaaaaaccaaGACCAAATACCACCATCCTTCATCATCATG
This genomic window contains:
- the LOC131331842 gene encoding bifunctional dTDP-4-dehydrorhamnose 3,5-epimerase/dTDP-4-dehydrorhamnose reductase, whose product is MGFPVNVPSQSPPKPLNFLIYGKTGWIGGLLGKLCQSQSIPFAYGSGRLEDRRSLEADLAACDPSHVINAAGVTGRPNVDWCESHKVETIRANVVGTLTLADVCRERGLILINYATGCIFEYDAEHPLGSGVGFKEEDTPNFIGSFYSKTKAMVEDLLRNYENVCTLRVRMPISSDLSNPRNFITKISRYEKVVNIPNSMTILDELLPISIEMAKRNLTGIWNFTNPGVVSHNEILEMYREYIDPNFTWKNFTLEEQAQVIVAPRSNNELDATKLSREFPELLSIKESLIKYVFKPNQKTSVA
- the LOC131331843 gene encoding homeobox protein knotted-1-like 7; this translates as MQEQGLAMMGSSSGGGIGGFVDMSAAVGGGDHHRGLKAEIATHPLYEQLLAAHIACLRVATPIDQLPLIDAQLAQSHHVLRSYASEYHHNQNHPLSPHERQELDNFLAQYMLVLCAFKEQLQQHVRVHAVEAVMACRDIEQNLQALTGVTLGEGTGGTMSDDEDELQMDFSLDQSGAEGFDMMGFGPLLPTESERSLMDRVRQELKVELKQGFRSKIEDVREEILRKRRAGKLPGDTTSVLKNWWQQHSKWPYPTEDDKAKLVEETGLQLKQINNWFINQRKRNWHSNSQSVTTLKSKRKARQ